The following proteins are co-located in the Pyrococcus abyssi GE5 genome:
- a CDS encoding aconitase X catalytic domain-containing protein yields MYLTKEEELILSGEYGPALQKAMEILVALGDLYGADKLIPIKSAQIAGVSYKNLGEAGLSFIRDLAEMGAKVSVYTTLNPPGIGDEEFMEKQREVIEIYRKMGVDVTSTCTPYYGANLPKFGDHLAWSESSAVSFANSVLGARTNREGGPSSLAAAIVGKTPNYGLHLEENRKATHIVTVKAELKDETDYSLLGYKVGEIVENGIPYFKNLSPSTDELKALGASMAASGGVALYHVEEHTPEWRTSIVDKVEKVEIEDKDIKEVQENFNAEWSEVDFILLGCPHASLKEVKKIADVIRMRETPLKVPLYVTVSRGVKALSDFLGYTEIIERYNGRLIPDACLVVSPIKKWYSGVATNSGKAAFYFRSFGLKVKLDKLENLILGAP; encoded by the coding sequence TTGTACCTAACCAAAGAGGAAGAGCTTATTCTCTCAGGGGAGTATGGGCCAGCCCTCCAGAAGGCCATGGAGATATTGGTGGCTTTAGGCGATCTTTACGGTGCTGATAAGTTAATTCCAATAAAGAGCGCTCAAATAGCTGGGGTTAGCTATAAGAATCTAGGGGAAGCTGGGTTAAGTTTCATAAGAGACCTAGCTGAGATGGGAGCCAAAGTTTCCGTGTACACAACCTTGAATCCCCCAGGAATAGGGGATGAAGAGTTCATGGAAAAGCAGAGGGAAGTTATAGAGATTTATAGGAAGATGGGGGTTGACGTAACATCAACGTGTACCCCCTATTACGGGGCAAACTTACCTAAGTTTGGCGATCACCTAGCGTGGAGCGAAAGCTCGGCAGTCAGCTTTGCGAACTCTGTCTTAGGGGCTAGGACTAACAGAGAAGGAGGGCCTTCAAGCTTGGCGGCAGCAATAGTTGGTAAGACCCCCAACTACGGTTTACATCTGGAGGAGAACAGAAAAGCTACTCATATAGTTACCGTAAAAGCCGAGTTAAAAGATGAAACCGATTACTCACTCCTTGGATACAAGGTAGGCGAGATAGTTGAGAATGGAATTCCCTACTTCAAGAACCTTTCCCCTTCTACGGATGAACTCAAAGCTCTAGGAGCCAGCATGGCGGCAAGCGGTGGAGTGGCACTCTACCACGTCGAGGAGCATACGCCGGAGTGGAGAACTTCGATTGTGGACAAGGTAGAGAAGGTAGAAATAGAGGACAAAGACATTAAGGAGGTTCAAGAGAACTTCAATGCAGAATGGAGCGAAGTTGATTTTATACTCCTAGGTTGTCCCCATGCCTCCCTTAAAGAGGTTAAGAAAATTGCGGATGTCATTAGAATGAGGGAGACGCCCCTTAAAGTTCCTCTATATGTTACGGTGAGTAGGGGGGTCAAGGCCCTCTCTGATTTCCTGGGATACACGGAAATCATTGAGAGGTACAATGGAAGGCTCATTCCAGATGCATGTCTCGTTGTTTCACCGATTAAAAAATGGTACTCAGGAGTGGCTACTAATAGTGGAAAGGCCGCATTTTACTTTAGATCATTCGGTCTCAAGGTCAAGTTGGATAAGTTGGAAAATCTAATCCTGGGGGCTCCATAA